The nucleotide window TGGTGCGGATTGATGACCGGGAGCAGCGCGCCGATGTGCAGGAGCAGGTCGCTGCCCTGCTGGCGGAGATGACGCCGGAGAACTTTCGTTCCATTGGTGACTATGACGGCTACAAGGGCGATTTCCTGAAGCTCAATGGCTTCGGCTTCGACAGCGTTGATTATGCCAAGGATGTCGATCTCGCGGCCTATGGTGCGTGCTGACATCCTTGCGTGGGTCGTGCTGTTCTGATCGAGAATCATGGGGCTTCGAAGGCGCCGCTGGTGGCTCGGAAAAAGGGCTTGGGGAGGGCTTCGGATCTGCCTTACAGAGCATCAAATATTGTTTCAAATTGTTAGGAAGCCATAAACCAACCCAGTGAAATGGTGGACTGGATGGGGGAATTTATTCCTGTTTCACTATTAAAAACTATTGTTTTACAATAACATACGGTTGCTGTTCGTATTTTTCGGCAGGCTGTTGTGATGCTCTCATTACAGATGATTTCGATCAAATTCTCATCCCGTCGGTCAGTTGGCAAATTCTGATTTGTGACTTATATTCAATCACATGCTCCGTAGGCATAGTATGAAGTCGGCGTTGAGGAATTTTCAGAATATTTCCTCCTTGGCTTCCGGCAGATGTGGGTGGTGAGAGCTCGTTTCACAAATTCACACCATGCTGTCATTTTGTCATATTGAAGTTTGGAACGCGTGGTATCTAAGGCAGTCTTTTGGGGGTGAATGCATCTCCGGGCGCGTGTTGTATGTTGATTTTTCTTGGCTTTGTGCCGTGTGACAGGGGTGTTTCTCGGTCCGGATGCAAAGCCTGAAACAGGTCTTGGGTCCATCCGTGCAGGATGAAACAGTGGGTCGATTGACGATGGGTTGGCAAGGGCAAGTCCTTAAATACAGTGCATTTCTCGACAAACGCAGTTTTCTGGCTCCTGTGCCTGATAACGAGGTGCAGCTCCAGCGCCCTGTCGCGCCACAAGGCAAGGCAATGATCGTTGGCGTCAGCTCCCGCCGGTCCATCGGTTTCGGCATCGCTGAGCAACTGGCTGATCATGGCTGGGACACGATGGTCACCACGCGCCGCAAGGACAAGTTCCTCGAGATTTCACAGCGCCATGACGTGCGCGAGCTGGACTATGCCGAAGGGTTTGATGACATTGCTGACGTGACGGATCTGACCGGGCTCGTGTTCTGCATTGCCAAATCCAGCGTGACGTCGCAGAAGGGGCTGCTCGGCACCTCGCGTGACGAATTCCTGCAGACCATCAGCGACAGCGCCTATTCCTATATCGCTGTCGTCAATGAAGTGCTGAAGCGCAACCCCAACCTCAAGTCGATTGTGGCCCTGTCTTTCCTTGGTGGGGAGAAGGTTATTCCCGGCTATGATGCCATTGGTGTTGCCAAGGCTGCTCTCGAGCAGACCAACCGTATTCTGGCGTCCGAGCTGGGCGAGCGCGGCATCCGTTGCAACATTGTTTCTGCCGGTTCCGTGCGTACGCCGGCTTCGCGGGTGCTGCCGGACTTCACGAAGATGCACGCGCTTCTGAGCCTGCATTCCTTCCTGCGCCGTCCGGTGACCAACGAAGAGATTGCCGGTAGCGTCGAGTTCCTGCTCTCCGATGCCTCCGGTGGCATGACGGGCGAAGTGCTGCAGGTCAATGGCGGCCTCAATCACTCGATGGGGCTCTGATGGGGCTCTGATGGGGTTCTGGGCGACCCCGACAGCAAGTAGCAGATAGATTGAAGGCCTCCCACGGGAGGCCTTTTTCGTCAGTCGGAGACTTTCTTGACAAATTCCGATTTCAGCCCCATCGGGCCGATGCCGGGGATCTTGCAGTCGATGTCGTGATCGCCGCCGACGATGCGGATGTTCTTCACCTTGGTGCCCACCTTGACCACGTCATTGGTGCCCTTGATCTTGAGATCCTTGATGACCGTGACCGTGTCGCCATCGGCAAGCGGGGTGCCGTTGGCGTCGCGGATGATGGCCTCGGCGTCGTCCTCTGCACCAGCCTGATCGGCTGACCATTCGTGGGCACATTCAGGGCAGATCAGCAGGGCTCCGTCTTCGTAGGTGTAGGTGCTGCCGCATTGCGGGCAGGCTGGCAGTTCGCTCATGATCGCGTCCGTTTTGTTGCTGGCCGTCTCGACCATGGTTTATCGGGAGGCGATTCAGTGCCATGTTCCGGCGGCAATCACAATAGGCCGGAAGGGGAATTTGGGGTGCTGCATGCAAAAAACCCGCTCTCCTCGCGTGAGGAGAACGGGTTTTCGGTCTTTAAATCTTCGGCAGGGCCCTTCTGTCCGGATCAGATGCCACCGATGCAGACATATTTGACTTCGAGATAATCCTCGATGCCATATTTGGAGCCTTCGCGGCCAAGGCCGGACTGCTTGATGCCGCCGAAGGGAGCGACCTCGGTGGAGACCAGACCGGTGTTGACGCCGACCATGCCGGTTTGCATGGCTTCAGCGACGCGCCAGACACGGGATAGGTCGTTGGCGAAGAAATAGCCGGCAAGACCGAACTCGGTGTTGTTGGCCATGGCGATGACCTCTTCTTCGGTCTCGAAGCGGATGAGCGGCGCCACCGGGCCGAAGGTTTCTTCATTGGAGACGAGGGCGTCTGCCGGTACATCGGCAATGACGGTGGGTTCAAAGAAGGTGCCGCTGAGGCGGGAGCCACCGGTCAGCACCTTGGCGCCTTTGTCGGCGGCATCCTTGAGGTGGCTCTCGACCTTCTCGACGGCGTCCATGTTGATGAGCGGGCCGACGGTGACGCCTTCATCCATGCCATTGCCCGGCTTCAACCTTGCGACAGCGGCGGTCAGCTTCTCGGCGAAGGCATCATAGACACCGGATTGCACATAGAGCCGGTTGGCGCAGACGCAGGTCTGGCCGTTGTTGCGATATTTGGCGATCATCGCGCCTTCGACCGCGGCGTCCAGATTGGCGTCATCGAAGACGATGAAGGGGGCATTGCCGCCCAGTTCCATGCTCATCTTCTTGATGGTCTCGGCGCACTGGCTCATCAGGATCTTGCCGACGCGAGTGGAGCCGGTGAAAGTGATCTTGGAGACTTTCGGGTTGGCGCACAGCTCCTTGCCCGTTGCGGCCGAATGGCTGTTGGGGATGACGTTGAAGACCCCTTTGGGCACACCGGCCCGCTCGGCCAACACTGCCATGGCGATGGCTGACAGCGGGGTGAGTTCGGCAGGGCGGGCAACAAAGCTGCAGCCGACGGCCAGCGCCGGGGCGACCTTGCGAGCGATCATGGCATTGGGGAAGTTCCATGGCGTGATCGAGCCGACAACACCGACAGGCTGCTTGAGGACCATGAGGCGCTTGTCGCGCTGGTGACCGGGAATGATATCGCCATAGACGCGCTTGGCTTCCTCGGAGAACCATTCGATGAAGGAAGCGCCATAGTGGATCTCGCCAATGGCTTCAGGCAGCGGCTTGCCCATTTCCGCGCAGAGAATGTGACCCAGATCGTCGGCGTTGGCGACCATCAGGTCGAACCACTTGCGCAGGATGGCCCCGCGTTCCTTGCCGGTGCGGGCTGCCCATTCCTTCTGGGCCTCGTAGGCGGCATCGATGGCTTCCTTGACGTCGTCGATGCTGCAATCGGAAACCTTCGCGATGACCTCGCCGGTGGCCGGGTTGGTCACGTCGAAGTGGCTTTCCAGCTCCCGCCATTCGCCGTTGATATAGGCGCGGGTTTCAAGCAGGCTGTTGTCTTGCAGTTCCATGTTTCTGTCTCTTCTGGTGCGGTGTGGTGCGTCGCCATGCCATGCCCGGTCCGGGGATGTGATGTCACGACATGAGGCAGCCAACGAAGATGGGTTGCCCCGACCCTAAGCGATCAAATGTGGCACTGCAAGTCATGCGTGTCGTTTCCGGATGCGACCCTTGTAGGGGCTCGGGTAGGGCATTGGGAGGGATGCTGGGACGGGCTTTGGGAGGCGGGCAAGAAAAAGGCCGCGTCTTGCGCGGCCTTTTCATCTGTTTCATCTATATGGTATCAGGTTTGAGGCGATCAGGCGCCCATGACCTTGCGGATGTCATCGAAGAAGCCGTTGACACTCTTGCGCAGGCCGACCGCTTCGTTGGTCAGATCGTGGGCCGACTCGCTGACGTGTCGGGCTGCCTCGCCGGTCTCGCTGGCCGAGTTTGAGACGCCAGCGATGTTGGACGACACTTCCCGTGTGCCCGCAGAGGCTTCCTGAATGTTGCGGGCGATCTCCTGCGTTGCCATGCCCTGCTGCTGGACAGCTTCGGTGATGGCGGCGGCAATCCGGTTCATCTGTTCGATGGTGGCCGTGATTTCTCCGATCGCCGTAACGGCACCGTTGGTCTCGTTCTGAACCGCCTGAATCTGCTGGGCGATTTCATCGGTCGCCTTGGAGGTCTGTTCGGCCAGTCCCTTGACCTCGGCGGCCACAACGGCAAAGCCCTTGCCAGCTTCGCCTGCGCGCGCTGCCTCGATGGTGGCGTTGAGCGCCAGCAGGTTGGTCTGTTCGGCAACATCGGTGATCAGCTTGACAACTTCGCCGATGCGGCTCGCCGCATGGGAGAGACCTTCGATCTTGCTGTTGGTGTGGTTGGCCTGTGCGACCGCCTCGGAGGCGATCTGGTTGGACTGATCGACCTGACGGTTGATCTCGTTGACCGATGCAAACAGTTCTTCGGCGGCCGAAGCGACGGCTTCGACGTTGGCGGATGCCTGTTCGGAGGCTGCTGCCACGGCGTTGGACCGCATCGATGTGCTGTCTGCGCCCTGGGTCAGTTGCTGCGAGGTCAGGTCGAGGCGTTCAACCGAGCTTGAAACCGTATCGAGCAGACCGGAGATCTGGGAATCGAACTCCCTGGCAAGCTCGTTGACCTTTGCTGCGCGGCGCAATTGCTCCTGCTTTTCCTTTTCCTGCTCCATGGTCAGTTGTTCGGCGCGTTGCGAACTTTCCCTGAAGATTTCGAGGGCATGGTTGATCTGGCCGATTTCGTCCTTGCGATCCAGATAGCCGATGGAAACGTCATACTGACGATTGATCAGGGCATTGATGGTTTCCGTCGTTGCCGTCAGCGGCTTGCGGATGACCGACTGGCCGACGAGGAACAGGGCGAGGGAGACCGCCAGAATGAGGACGATACCGGTGACCACTACCGACAGGGTAATCTGGCGGCTCGCTGCATAGACGCTGTCAAGCGGCACGGATACGATCAGCGCAAGCGAATTGCCCGTATCGCCGATGGGAACTGGATCGACAAAACGGATCACGTCGGTTCCGAGCGCATTGGAATAGCCCTCGTAGGAGATCTCCCGGCCGGACTTGATGGCCTCAAGCAGTTCGGCCTGATGGTCGAGATCCTTGGCGTTGCGACCTTCCTGCCAGTCCTTGCCGAGCAGCGACTGATCAGAATGGGCGATCCATTTGCCCTCGCGGGAAATCAGCTGAACCGTGCCGCTGCCGAGTGGTTTGATCGTCGACAGATACTCGGACAGCTGGGTGAGAATGATGTCTGTACCTGCAACGCCAATGGTCTTGCCGCTGGCATCCTTGATGGGAACCGCGAGGGAAACACCGGTTACCGTCTTGCCGCCCATGTCCCAGCTATAAGGCTCGGTGGCATAGGGCTTGCCGCTGTCGAAGGCACCGTAGAACCAGCTCAGGTCTTCCTTGGACTTCTTGTCCATGTCGGCGATGGTGCGGAAGCCGATCGAGCCGTCCGGGTTGCGGAAGAAATAGGGGCGCCAGATGCCGGAAGCATCATGATACTCGGTGTTGGCAGCCTGTGCATCCTTGCCATCGAGCTTGTCGCCGATCACGGCACCCCAGGTGCCGGACAGGTCCTTGCTGTTTTCAAGGACATGCAGCAGAAGCCCTGACCAGGCCTTGCGATCAGTGACATCTTCCTGCTTCAGACCAGAAAGAGAATAGGCAAGGTTGGCGGCGGAGGTGAGGCCGAGCTGCAAGGTGTTCTGCACCTTGGCAACCTGGGTTTCCGTTACGGCTTTGGCTTCTTCAAATGTTATGTCTTTGGTTACGGAAGAGCTCTGCCAACCAATGAAGGTTATGCCGGCAGCAAGGACGACAACGAGCGTCAGTATACTTGCGACGAGCATTTTGGTCGTGATCATCAATTTGGAAAACATGGCGAGGTTCTTTTTCTGTTGTAATCGGGAGGCTTGCTGGCTGTTTGGGTAATGATTCTAGGTAAGGTTTTAACCCTTTTTCCTTAAGTATTTCTTGCAAGTTCTGCCGATGTCTGGCTGTTTGAATGTTTTCTTTGCTTTCACTTACCCCTTTATTCCTGTTGTTAGGCGAAGGCTGCGGCCTGCGAGCGGGGCTGAGGCGATGCAACGCGCTCGGAAGGGGGCGCTCGGAAGGGGGCGCTCAGAAGGGGCTGATCCAGCGGAATCACACGCGCTTTTTTGGGGACTATCTGCCTCGGTACCAACGTCGTGCACCGCCAGCTTCCGGCTATTTCCTGCAACTGACAAATCTTGCCATCTTTGGGGGCTGCATGCGACAGATGTTGAATTGGAATGCTCTTGATGAGTGACTAAAGACTTGATCGCAAAAGGAGTGTGCAGGATAAAGTGGCGCAGACGGTGATCGGCACCCAATTGCTGACTTGAATGTCAATCACCAGTTGACGCATAGTGCACACGCTCGCTTCAAACTTCTTCCTTGTCGAAAAGGTAGGGAAAGTCATCTCTACCGCGATCAAGGCAATGCTCGGATTTCGGGAACCGGAAAGGTAGAGAAAATGGCCGATCAGTCGAACCCAGACATCATATATACCATTGTGGACGAGGCGCCTGAGCTGGCAAGCGCATCGTTTCTGCCAATCATCCGCTCTTTCACTGCGGCGGCAGGCATCAAGGTCGGCACCAAGGACATTTCCCTGTCGGGCCGTATCATTACGACCTTTCCGGAAACCCTGACCGAAGCACAGCGCCAGAGCGACGACCTGGCCGAGCTTGGCGAACTGGTCAAGACGCCGGACGCCAATGTCATCAAGCTGCCCAATATCTCGGCTTCCGTGCCGCAGCTGGTGGCTGCCATCGAGGAACTTCAGTCTCAGGGCTACGCTATTCCGTCCTATCCCGAAGAGCCCAAGGATGACGCCGAGAAGGATATCAAGGCGCGCTACGATGCCATCAAGGGGTCGGCCGTGAACCCGGTGCTGCGCGAGGGCAACTCCGACCGCCGTGCAGCCAAGGCCGTCAAGAATTATGCCCAGAAGAACCCGCATTCGATGGGGGCATGGGCCTCGGACAGCAAGACCCACGTGTCTTCCATGTCCGGCAACGACTTCTACGCCAATGAAGTAGCCGCCACGCTGACAGCAGATCAGGCCGGTGCGGCCAGGATCGAGTTTGTCGGCAAGGATGGCTCGGTGACCGTTCTGAAAGATGGCTGGAAGCTGAAAGAAGGCACCGTGGTTGACGCGACCTTCATGTCGGCCAAGGCGCTGTCCGCGTTCCTGTCGGCAGAAATCGAGAATACCAAAAAAGACGGTATCATGTTCTCGCTGCACATGAAGGCGACGATGATGAAGGTTTCCGACCCGATCATCTTCGGACATGCCGTCAAGGCGTGGCTGGCTCCGATCTTCGAGAAATATGCCGACGCGCTGGCCAGTGTCGGTGTCAATCCGAACTCCGGCATGGGCGATGTGCTGAACCGCATTGCGACCCTGCCCAATGCAGCCGAGATTCAGGCTGACATCGAGGGTCTTACCGCTGAACGTCCTGCCATGTATATGGTTGACAGCGACAAGGGTATCACCAACCTGCATGTGCCGTCTGACGTGATCATTGACGCCTCCATGCCTGCGCTCATCCGTGCCGGGGGCAAGGGCTGGGATGCCAAGGGCGAGAAGGGCGACGTCAACTGCGTCATTCCGGACAATTGCTATGCAACCATCTATGACGAAGCCATTTCCTTCTTCAAGGCCAACGGTGCGTTCAACCCGGCGACGGCTGGCACCGTTCAGAACGTTGGTCTGATGGCCCAGAAGGCTGAGGAATACGGCTCCCATCCGACCACCTTTGAAGCCACTGGTGATGGGGCCATCCGCATCGTGCTGGCCAATGGTGAAATCCTGCACAGCCTTGACGTCGAGGCCGGGGACATCTGGCGGGCCTGTACGGCCAATAAAGCCCCGATCGAAAACTGGATCGAGCTGGCAATCGATCGCCAGCGTCTGACCGGTGCCGAGGCTATTTTCTGGTTGGATGAAAAGCGCGGTCACGATGCCGAGATCATCAAATATGTTGTTCCGGCTCTTGAAGCGGCTGGTGTTGCCGAGAAATTCCAGATCATGGCACCACGCGAAGCCACCCGTGCTTCGCTCGAAACCATCACGGCAGGCAAGGACAGCATTGCCATTACCGGTAACGTGCTGCGCGATTATCTCACCGATCTGTTCCCGATCCTCGAACTGGGTACCTCGGCCAAGATGCTTTCCATCGTCAAGCTGATGAATGGCGGTGGTCTGTTCGAAACCGGCGCTGGCGGGTCTGCACCAAAGCATGTGCAGCAGCTGGTGCAGCAGAACCATCTGCGTTGGGACTCCATGGGTGAATTCTGCGCCCTCAGCGAGAGCCTCAACTATCTTGCCGACCGCAAGGGCAACGCCAAGGCCGCTGTTCTGGGCGCTGCGGCCGAAGCCGCCACGCAAGGCATTCTGGACAACAACAACTCGCCGTCCCGCAAGGTGGGTGAGCCTGATAACCGTGACAGCCACTACTGGTTCGCCCGTTATTGGGCCGATGCCCTCGCCAAGCAGACGGACGATGCTGCTCTGGCTGCCCATTTCGCACCAATTGCCAAGGCCTTGGTCGAAAAGGAGGCCGATATCCTCAAGGAACTGGCTGCCGTTCAGGGCGGTGCAGCCGACATCGGTGGCTATTATCATCCAAGCGTCGAGAAGAAGGCTGCGGTCATGCGTCCGAGCGCATCGCTCAACGCGATCATCGGATAAAACCGATCGCCTCAGGCATCGTGCTCAGCATGATGCCTTGGCTTTGTATCTGGCGTTTCAATGTCCAGCGTCTTTATTTCTAGCGTCTTTATATCTGGTGCTCGGGGTTTCTCCGGGCACCTTTTTTGTTTGCCGAATTGCCTGATCCCGTTGTCTGATCATATCTGGGAAGAGGAGACATGACGCTGGCGCATATCTTCTATCATCTTGTGGTCGCTGTTCCACAAAAGGCCGGTATGCTAGAAGTGGGCCGGAAGTGACCATTAGCATCACCATCAATTTGACTAATGAGCCCGAAATGTGGCATTTGAGTGCTACTAAGGTTTTATTGGTATACGATCGGACGCTCATGACCGGGCGGACGCATCCCTTATTCGGTGGCATAGGCTGGCAACTGCGCGTTACGCTGTCCCTCGCAACAACGGCGCGTTCCGGCTCTTGCTAATACCCATGCAGTAACGCAACTTGGAGAAATCTATATGATCCGTATCGGTCTTTTGGGAGCCGGCCGCATTGGCCAAATTCATGCCAGATCCGTGAATGCGCTCGACAATGTTGAAATTGTCGCGATTCATGATCCTGTGGATGAAGCTGCCGCCTTTGTGCAAGCCATGACCGGCGCTGCACGAGCTTCCCTTCTGGAGATCGTGGATGACCCGGATATTGACGCCGTGATCATCGCGTCTCCTGCCATGAAGCATGCCGAACAGATTCTGGAAGCCGCTCAGGGTGGCAAGCACATCTTCTGCGAAAAGCCGATCGACATGAACATGGATACGGTCCGCGAATGTGTCGCGGCTGTCGAGAAGGCTGGCGTGAAGATGATGGTTGGCTTCAACCATCGTTTCGACACCAATTTCAACGCCGTCAAGCGCAATATCGAGAATGGCGAAGTGGGCGAGGTTGAGCTTGTCCAGATCACCTCTCGTGATCCGTCCGCTCCGCCCCTTGACTATCTCAAGACTTCCGGTGGCATTTTCGTTGACATGATGATCCACGACTTCGACATGGCGCGCTATGTGCTCGACGACGAGATCGTCGAGGTTTCTGCGACCGGTTCCGTTCTGACCGACCCGGCCATTGGCCGCATTGGCGATCTGGATACCGCGACCGCAACACTGAAATCTTCCAAGGGCCGCATTGCCGTCATCACCAACAGTCGCCGTTCGAGCTATGGCTATGACCAGCGCGTCGAAGTGCATGGCTCCAAGGGCATGGTCCGCGCCAACAACTTGCGTGGCACCTCGGTCACTCTGGCAAATGCCACCGGCTATCGCAGCGACCCGCTTCTCGACTATTTCCAGGAACGTTACGCCGTGTCCTACAAGTCCGAATTGCAGACATTCTGCCGCGTGATTTCTGGTCAGGATGAAAAGCACCCCGACCATATCGATGGTTTGAAGGCCATTGAGCTGGCGGAAGCCGCCTGGGAATCCTACCGTACTGGCAAGGTGATCAAGGTCGGGCAGTAAGTTCGACTATGTGGCTGATTTCAGACCAAACAAAAAAGGCCGCTTAAGCGGCCTTTTTTTATCCTTCCGGATTGTTTTTGGAACGGCGGCTAGTTCTCGTTGCCGCAGAAAAGATCATAGACGAGGTCCATGACCCGCCGAGCGCGGTCATCCGCCAGATGGTAGTATATCGATTTCCCTTCCCTGCGAGAATCGATGAGACCCTCCAGACGAAGGCGAGACAGTTGTTGGGATACTGCCGCTTGACGAGCAGAGAGCAAGTCTTCCAGTTCGGTAACGGACTTCTCGCCGTCTGCAAGGTGGCAAAGGATCATCAAACGTCCGTCGTGAGCAATTGCCTTGAGAAAACTGGATGCCTGCGATGAGACATCGGCCATTTTCTCCAACGCGGACTCGTCGATA belongs to uncultured Cohaesibacter sp. and includes:
- a CDS encoding SDR family oxidoreductase produces the protein MGRLTMGWQGQVLKYSAFLDKRSFLAPVPDNEVQLQRPVAPQGKAMIVGVSSRRSIGFGIAEQLADHGWDTMVTTRRKDKFLEISQRHDVRELDYAEGFDDIADVTDLTGLVFCIAKSSVTSQKGLLGTSRDEFLQTISDSAYSYIAVVNEVLKRNPNLKSIVALSFLGGEKVIPGYDAIGVAKAALEQTNRILASELGERGIRCNIVSAGSVRTPASRVLPDFTKMHALLSLHSFLRRPVTNEEIAGSVEFLLSDASGGMTGEVLQVNGGLNHSMGL
- a CDS encoding zinc ribbon domain-containing protein YjdM, with the protein product MSELPACPQCGSTYTYEDGALLICPECAHEWSADQAGAEDDAEAIIRDANGTPLADGDTVTVIKDLKIKGTNDVVKVGTKVKNIRIVGGDHDIDCKIPGIGPMGLKSEFVKKVSD
- a CDS encoding NAD-dependent succinate-semialdehyde dehydrogenase; the encoded protein is MELQDNSLLETRAYINGEWRELESHFDVTNPATGEVIAKVSDCSIDDVKEAIDAAYEAQKEWAARTGKERGAILRKWFDLMVANADDLGHILCAEMGKPLPEAIGEIHYGASFIEWFSEEAKRVYGDIIPGHQRDKRLMVLKQPVGVVGSITPWNFPNAMIARKVAPALAVGCSFVARPAELTPLSAIAMAVLAERAGVPKGVFNVIPNSHSAATGKELCANPKVSKITFTGSTRVGKILMSQCAETIKKMSMELGGNAPFIVFDDANLDAAVEGAMIAKYRNNGQTCVCANRLYVQSGVYDAFAEKLTAAVARLKPGNGMDEGVTVGPLINMDAVEKVESHLKDAADKGAKVLTGGSRLSGTFFEPTVIADVPADALVSNEETFGPVAPLIRFETEEEVIAMANNTEFGLAGYFFANDLSRVWRVAEAMQTGMVGVNTGLVSTEVAPFGGIKQSGLGREGSKYGIEDYLEVKYVCIGGI
- a CDS encoding methyl-accepting chemotaxis protein, which gives rise to MFSKLMITTKMLVASILTLVVVLAAGITFIGWQSSSVTKDITFEEAKAVTETQVAKVQNTLQLGLTSAANLAYSLSGLKQEDVTDRKAWSGLLLHVLENSKDLSGTWGAVIGDKLDGKDAQAANTEYHDASGIWRPYFFRNPDGSIGFRTIADMDKKSKEDLSWFYGAFDSGKPYATEPYSWDMGGKTVTGVSLAVPIKDASGKTIGVAGTDIILTQLSEYLSTIKPLGSGTVQLISREGKWIAHSDQSLLGKDWQEGRNAKDLDHQAELLEAIKSGREISYEGYSNALGTDVIRFVDPVPIGDTGNSLALIVSVPLDSVYAASRQITLSVVVTGIVLILAVSLALFLVGQSVIRKPLTATTETINALINRQYDVSIGYLDRKDEIGQINHALEIFRESSQRAEQLTMEQEKEKQEQLRRAAKVNELAREFDSQISGLLDTVSSSVERLDLTSQQLTQGADSTSMRSNAVAAASEQASANVEAVASAAEELFASVNEINRQVDQSNQIASEAVAQANHTNSKIEGLSHAASRIGEVVKLITDVAEQTNLLALNATIEAARAGEAGKGFAVVAAEVKGLAEQTSKATDEIAQQIQAVQNETNGAVTAIGEITATIEQMNRIAAAITEAVQQQGMATQEIARNIQEASAGTREVSSNIAGVSNSASETGEAARHVSESAHDLTNEAVGLRKSVNGFFDDIRKVMGA
- a CDS encoding NADP-dependent isocitrate dehydrogenase: MADQSNPDIIYTIVDEAPELASASFLPIIRSFTAAAGIKVGTKDISLSGRIITTFPETLTEAQRQSDDLAELGELVKTPDANVIKLPNISASVPQLVAAIEELQSQGYAIPSYPEEPKDDAEKDIKARYDAIKGSAVNPVLREGNSDRRAAKAVKNYAQKNPHSMGAWASDSKTHVSSMSGNDFYANEVAATLTADQAGAARIEFVGKDGSVTVLKDGWKLKEGTVVDATFMSAKALSAFLSAEIENTKKDGIMFSLHMKATMMKVSDPIIFGHAVKAWLAPIFEKYADALASVGVNPNSGMGDVLNRIATLPNAAEIQADIEGLTAERPAMYMVDSDKGITNLHVPSDVIIDASMPALIRAGGKGWDAKGEKGDVNCVIPDNCYATIYDEAISFFKANGAFNPATAGTVQNVGLMAQKAEEYGSHPTTFEATGDGAIRIVLANGEILHSLDVEAGDIWRACTANKAPIENWIELAIDRQRLTGAEAIFWLDEKRGHDAEIIKYVVPALEAAGVAEKFQIMAPREATRASLETITAGKDSIAITGNVLRDYLTDLFPILELGTSAKMLSIVKLMNGGGLFETGAGGSAPKHVQQLVQQNHLRWDSMGEFCALSESLNYLADRKGNAKAAVLGAAAEAATQGILDNNNSPSRKVGEPDNRDSHYWFARYWADALAKQTDDAALAAHFAPIAKALVEKEADILKELAAVQGGAADIGGYYHPSVEKKAAVMRPSASLNAIIG
- the iolG gene encoding inositol 2-dehydrogenase, whose product is MIRIGLLGAGRIGQIHARSVNALDNVEIVAIHDPVDEAAAFVQAMTGAARASLLEIVDDPDIDAVIIASPAMKHAEQILEAAQGGKHIFCEKPIDMNMDTVRECVAAVEKAGVKMMVGFNHRFDTNFNAVKRNIENGEVGEVELVQITSRDPSAPPLDYLKTSGGIFVDMMIHDFDMARYVLDDEIVEVSATGSVLTDPAIGRIGDLDTATATLKSSKGRIAVITNSRRSSYGYDQRVEVHGSKGMVRANNLRGTSVTLANATGYRSDPLLDYFQERYAVSYKSELQTFCRVISGQDEKHPDHIDGLKAIELAEAAWESYRTGKVIKVGQ
- a CDS encoding metalloregulator ArsR/SmtB family transcription factor — its product is MSTRVFSEDIDESALEKMADVSSQASSFLKAIAHDGRLMILCHLADGEKSVTELEDLLSARQAAVSQQLSRLRLEGLIDSRREGKSIYYHLADDRARRVMDLVYDLFCGNEN